The proteins below come from a single Halobacillus salinarum genomic window:
- a CDS encoding lactonase family protein, with amino-acid sequence MTKYTGYIGTYTKQQSKGVYQFTLDTEKKALSDVKVAAELGNPTYVTVSDDGKNLYAVTKDGDNGGLTAFSIHGETGGLTELNRQTRAGSPPCHVSVDHQKSTVVTANYHSTEVVSYLTNEDGSLHPAVSVIENEGSGPHERQEKPHMHFAGFTPDEKYVVAVDLGTDRVTSYAVDNGKLTEVQVFTAKPGSGPRHLTFHPNKKFAYVMTELSSEVLVLRYDENDGSFTQQQSIPTLPEDFKETNDGSAIHISSDGRFVYAGNRGHNSLAVYKVDQDSGQLTFIEWTSTEGNWPRDFVLDPSEDFLIATNQKSNTMTLFERDQATGKLSLIQSDVSVPEPVCVKFLG; translated from the coding sequence ATGACAAAGTATACAGGTTATATCGGAACCTACACGAAACAGCAAAGTAAAGGCGTCTATCAGTTCACGCTTGATACCGAAAAGAAAGCCCTCAGTGACGTGAAGGTAGCTGCTGAATTAGGGAATCCTACATATGTGACGGTGAGTGACGATGGAAAGAATCTTTATGCGGTAACGAAAGATGGAGACAATGGCGGTCTAACTGCTTTTTCGATCCATGGTGAGACCGGCGGGTTGACGGAATTAAACCGGCAGACGAGAGCAGGATCTCCTCCGTGCCACGTGAGTGTCGATCATCAGAAAAGTACGGTAGTGACAGCCAATTATCATTCCACGGAAGTTGTATCCTATTTAACCAATGAAGATGGATCGCTTCATCCTGCCGTTTCTGTGATTGAAAACGAAGGCTCCGGCCCGCATGAGAGACAGGAAAAACCGCACATGCATTTTGCCGGCTTTACGCCTGATGAAAAGTACGTCGTTGCCGTTGACCTGGGAACAGATCGTGTTACTTCTTACGCTGTTGACAATGGAAAATTAACGGAAGTCCAAGTCTTTACGGCGAAGCCGGGGTCAGGTCCCAGACATCTGACGTTTCATCCGAATAAAAAGTTCGCGTATGTGATGACGGAGCTGAGCTCAGAGGTTCTAGTGCTGCGTTACGACGAGAATGACGGAAGCTTTACTCAGCAGCAATCCATTCCAACTCTTCCAGAAGACTTTAAGGAAACCAATGATGGAAGTGCTATTCATATTTCGTCTGACGGCCGGTTTGTGTACGCCGGAAATCGCGGCCATAACAGCCTTGCCGTGTACAAGGTCGATCAAGACTCTGGTCAATTAACGTTTATCGAATGGACGTCCACAGAAGGAAACTGGCCGCGTGATTTTGTCTTGGATCCTTCTGAAGATTTCCTCATCGCGACGAACCAGAAGTCCAATACGATGACGTTGTTTGAGAGAGATCAAGCGACAGGGAAGCTGTCTTTAATTCAATCGGACGTTTCTGTTCCGGAACCGGTTTGTGTGAAGTTTTTGGGATAA
- a CDS encoding MarR family winged helix-turn-helix transcriptional regulator gives MQNKDHLPRGIQLLRGFARLNNNLTRFAQKTASMNDLSVPQYIILITIAPQKEMTQKVVGEKTFLPKSTLSQAVDGLVQAGLLYRKQVEENRREMLLSLSNHGEELLSNIHRQEGSIHQVAESAVQSLSEQQFEDFMATLQQMAVFFEDQPTE, from the coding sequence ATGCAGAATAAAGATCATCTTCCCCGGGGCATTCAGCTGCTGAGGGGATTCGCAAGATTGAATAATAACCTGACGCGGTTTGCGCAGAAAACAGCAAGTATGAACGATTTGTCAGTCCCTCAGTACATCATTTTAATAACGATTGCTCCACAAAAAGAAATGACTCAAAAAGTAGTCGGTGAAAAAACTTTTTTACCGAAAAGTACGTTGAGCCAGGCTGTGGACGGCCTTGTTCAAGCAGGGCTTCTCTACCGGAAGCAAGTGGAAGAAAATCGCAGGGAAATGCTTCTTTCTTTAAGTAATCATGGAGAAGAACTGCTTTCGAATATCCACAGGCAGGAAGGAAGCATTCATCAAGTCGCGGAATCTGCGGTCCAATCACTTTCAGAGCAGCAGTTTGAAGACTTCATGGCAACGCTTCAGCAGATGGCTGTCTTTTTCGAAGACCAACCCACGGAATAA
- a CDS encoding ABC transporter ATP-binding protein, whose product MIKLLKHLTLYKWMIVSVFVLIFLQSIANLYLPTLMSDIVDKGVVVGNIPYIWKIGGVMLAVSLLGAIASVIASYYSSKAAVGLGRDVRKKLFYHIENFSLQEFDEVGTSSLITRSTNDITQVQQVTIMMLRMIIGAPMMLVGGIIMAVLKDAKLALVIVLIMPVLIGSILLILYKGIPLFRTVQKKLDRLNLIFRENLTGIRVIRAFSREKEEKERLRHTNKELTDVSIKVNKIMALMMPVMMLVMNVTVVLVIWFGGLRIDHGGMQIGDLMAFIQYVMQIMFALVMASMMFVMVPRADVSAKRINKVLEMEPAFKDHGSKSADLTKGTLEFDRVTFHYPGAEEPALSDISFTAKPGEVTAIIGGTGSGKSTLVQLIPRFYEISNGSIRVNGVDIQEAAQKEIRSKIGLVPQKATLFTGTIADNIRFGKEHASQEEIVHAARIAQAEEFINKLPQGYESEIEQGGSNLSGGQKQRLSIARALVRKPDLYIFDDSFSALDYKTDASLRYALKEETKESTVVIVAQRVSTVMDADQIIVLEEGRVSGTGTHEDLLESSPVYQEIVKSQLTEEESA is encoded by the coding sequence ATGATTAAATTATTAAAACATTTAACGCTTTACAAATGGATGATTGTGTCCGTATTTGTCCTCATTTTCCTCCAATCGATAGCCAACCTCTATCTTCCGACGCTGATGTCAGACATCGTGGATAAGGGAGTTGTCGTAGGAAACATTCCTTATATATGGAAAATTGGAGGGGTTATGCTTGCGGTATCTTTACTTGGAGCTATTGCTTCAGTTATTGCCAGCTACTACTCCTCCAAAGCAGCGGTCGGCTTAGGACGTGATGTTCGAAAGAAGCTTTTTTACCATATTGAAAATTTCTCTTTGCAGGAATTTGATGAAGTAGGCACCTCCTCTTTGATCACACGCTCCACCAATGACATTACGCAAGTTCAGCAAGTGACAATTATGATGCTGAGGATGATTATCGGGGCACCAATGATGTTGGTCGGTGGAATCATTATGGCGGTCTTAAAAGATGCCAAGCTCGCTTTAGTGATTGTTCTAATTATGCCGGTACTCATAGGCTCCATTCTGCTGATTCTTTATAAAGGAATTCCCTTATTTCGAACGGTGCAGAAAAAATTGGACCGCTTAAACCTGATCTTCAGGGAAAACCTTACAGGCATACGAGTGATTCGTGCGTTCAGCCGGGAGAAAGAGGAGAAAGAACGGCTCCGACATACCAATAAAGAGTTAACAGACGTTTCCATAAAAGTAAATAAAATTATGGCTCTTATGATGCCGGTCATGATGTTAGTGATGAATGTAACTGTAGTCTTAGTGATTTGGTTTGGCGGTCTGCGGATTGATCACGGCGGGATGCAGATTGGTGACCTGATGGCTTTTATTCAATACGTGATGCAGATCATGTTCGCGTTAGTGATGGCTTCGATGATGTTTGTCATGGTGCCGCGTGCAGACGTCTCAGCGAAAAGAATAAACAAGGTGTTGGAAATGGAGCCTGCTTTTAAGGATCACGGTTCTAAATCAGCGGATCTTACAAAAGGGACCCTCGAGTTTGACCGTGTGACCTTTCATTACCCTGGAGCTGAAGAACCGGCATTATCCGATATCAGCTTCACAGCAAAACCCGGAGAAGTGACTGCCATTATCGGGGGGACGGGGTCCGGAAAGTCCACCCTCGTGCAATTAATTCCCCGGTTTTATGAAATTTCGAATGGATCCATCCGCGTGAATGGAGTAGATATCCAGGAGGCTGCTCAAAAGGAGATCCGGTCGAAAATCGGCCTTGTCCCGCAAAAAGCCACACTGTTTACAGGAACCATTGCCGATAATATCCGATTTGGTAAAGAACATGCTTCCCAGGAAGAAATCGTCCATGCGGCTCGTATCGCGCAGGCAGAAGAATTTATTAATAAATTGCCTCAGGGCTATGAGTCCGAAATAGAACAAGGCGGATCGAATCTATCCGGGGGACAGAAACAGCGGTTATCGATTGCAAGAGCGCTCGTAAGGAAACCTGACCTTTACATTTTTGATGACAGCTTCTCTGCTCTGGATTATAAAACCGACGCCAGCCTCCGTTACGCGCTGAAGGAAGAGACAAAAGAATCGACCGTTGTCATCGTAGCCCAGCGCGTCAGCACCGTGATGGATGCGGATCAAATTATCGTTTTAGAAGAAGGCCGGGTGTCAGGAACGGGCACCCATGAGGACCTGCTTGAATCAAGCCCGGTTTACCAGGAAATTGTCAAATCCCAGCTCACAGAGGAGGAATCCGCATGA
- a CDS encoding ABC transporter ATP-binding protein, with amino-acid sequence MTKERKPQRGGPMGFGPGGGNMMMMGQKPKNFKATLKRLLGYLKSRRKQFIAVFIAAILSTVFSIIGPKIMGTAITELFEGAYEKLEGVQGGGIDFQRIAQILFLLAGLYVVSSIFNFIQQYIMSSVAQKTAYDLREDVNQKLEKLPLRYFDSRPNGEILSRMTNDIDTISSTLQQSMTQFITSIVTIIGIVIMMLSISPLLTIISIVSLPLSIFVIRPILKKSQTYFADQQRTLGQLNGHIEEMFTGHQVVKAFGYEKTAGEDFDEVNEDLYQAGSKAQFISGIIMPMMSFIGNISYVLISVIGGILVTQRAISIGDIQAFITYTRQFTQPITQTANIANIIQSTVAAAERVFELLDEKEEEKEKPSLHLGKKAGAVTFEHVDFGYDNDLLIQDMNISVKQGQTVAIVGPTGAGKTTLINLLMRFYELNGGSIKIDGIDTRDLSRSELRQNFGMVLQDTWLFNGTIKENIAYGKNEASEEAIIRAAEMAHADHFIRTLPEGYETILNEEASNISQGQKQLITIARAILADPPVMILDEATSSVDTRTEVLIQQAMNHLMAGRTSFVIAHRLSTIRDADLILVMDEGSVIEQGTHEELLAQEGFYFELYNSQFSKKAAG; translated from the coding sequence ATGACCAAAGAAAGAAAACCTCAACGAGGAGGACCGATGGGATTTGGTCCGGGTGGCGGCAATATGATGATGATGGGGCAGAAGCCAAAAAACTTCAAGGCGACATTAAAAAGGCTGCTCGGTTACTTGAAGTCTCGCCGCAAACAATTCATTGCGGTTTTCATTGCGGCCATATTGAGTACGGTCTTTTCGATTATTGGTCCAAAAATCATGGGTACGGCCATTACCGAATTATTTGAAGGCGCTTATGAAAAACTGGAGGGCGTACAGGGCGGAGGAATCGACTTTCAGCGGATTGCCCAAATCCTGTTCCTATTAGCAGGACTTTATGTAGTCAGCAGCATTTTCAATTTTATTCAACAATATATCATGTCCAGTGTTGCCCAAAAGACAGCTTACGATCTTAGAGAAGATGTGAATCAAAAGCTGGAAAAGCTGCCTCTCCGCTATTTTGACAGCCGCCCGAACGGCGAAATCCTGAGCCGGATGACCAATGATATCGATACGATCAGCAGTACGCTCCAGCAAAGCATGACCCAATTCATTACTTCGATTGTCACGATCATTGGAATTGTCATCATGATGTTATCGATCAGCCCATTGCTGACGATAATTTCGATCGTGAGCTTACCGCTGTCTATTTTTGTGATTCGTCCGATTTTGAAAAAGTCGCAAACGTATTTTGCCGATCAGCAGCGTACGCTGGGTCAATTAAATGGACACATCGAAGAAATGTTCACGGGTCATCAAGTCGTTAAAGCCTTCGGTTATGAAAAGACCGCCGGCGAAGACTTCGATGAAGTGAATGAAGACTTATATCAAGCAGGCAGCAAGGCTCAATTTATTTCAGGCATCATCATGCCGATGATGTCCTTTATAGGGAATATCAGTTATGTCCTCATCAGTGTCATCGGCGGCATTCTTGTAACCCAGCGCGCCATCTCCATTGGAGATATTCAAGCATTCATTACTTATACCCGCCAGTTCACTCAGCCCATTACCCAAACGGCCAACATCGCCAATATTATTCAATCTACGGTGGCCGCAGCTGAAAGAGTATTTGAACTGCTGGATGAAAAAGAAGAAGAAAAAGAAAAACCTTCGCTGCATTTAGGAAAAAAAGCCGGAGCGGTCACTTTCGAGCACGTAGACTTTGGTTACGACAACGATTTACTCATCCAGGATATGAACATCTCTGTGAAACAGGGCCAGACCGTGGCAATTGTAGGACCTACAGGAGCAGGGAAAACGACGCTTATCAATCTATTAATGCGGTTCTATGAGCTGAATGGCGGCAGCATAAAAATTGATGGGATCGACACGAGAGACCTATCAAGGAGCGAACTGCGGCAAAACTTTGGAATGGTCCTGCAGGATACGTGGCTCTTTAATGGAACGATTAAAGAAAACATAGCGTACGGAAAAAATGAGGCTTCAGAGGAGGCCATCATCAGGGCAGCAGAGATGGCTCATGCTGACCACTTCATCCGCACTTTGCCGGAAGGATATGAGACGATCTTAAATGAAGAAGCATCCAACATATCTCAAGGACAAAAACAGCTGATCACCATTGCCCGGGCCATTTTAGCCGACCCTCCAGTTATGATCCTGGATGAGGCGACCTCAAGCGTAGATACCCGGACAGAAGTACTGATCCAGCAGGCCATGAACCACTTAATGGCCGGACGTACCAGCTTCGTCATCGCCCACCGTTTATCGACCATTCGTGATGCGGATTTAATTCTCGTCATGGATGAGGGTTCTGTGATCGAGCAGGGAACTCATGAAGAGCTGTTAGCCCAAGAAGGTTTTTATTTTGAACTGTACAACAGCCAGTTTTCTAAGAAAGCGGCTGGATGA
- a CDS encoding ROK family transcriptional regulator — MLKTGGLKLMQEINQYIVLRTIREEGPISRSEIAKKTKLSPTTVTSAVSELLQEGIVVTGGTGESSGGRKPTYLQFAPDSKFLIGVSITNSHIEIGTLNLEAEVQDKLTYEDDFQVNNQVIEETLRLIRRYLSGIDDLSNCIGISLIVPGIVDSKRGIIRNNAKLNLKDIALKEMIEKEFGLETWIDNDANAIALAETNFGSYEDKKNLVYIQMGDGIGSGIVIEDVIFRGAQGGAGEFGHISIDKEGIQCECGNRGCLENYVNWPALLERIKERLEQGESTSMLAKGKAVDELTQEDFLKALQQEDELAQAVIEDPIQYMGNGIVTLVNLFNPEVVLVGWGSITSDSYFIKRLRERVNDLSFAIFTENLEIQATTLGGDFQLKGAASVALKEYFEVPV; from the coding sequence ATGCTGAAGACAGGCGGTTTGAAGTTAATGCAGGAGATCAACCAGTACATCGTGCTGCGGACCATTCGAGAGGAGGGACCGATTTCAAGAAGCGAAATCGCAAAGAAGACGAAGCTGAGTCCGACGACAGTAACTTCAGCGGTGAGTGAACTGCTGCAGGAAGGGATCGTCGTGACAGGAGGAACGGGAGAGTCCAGCGGAGGCAGGAAACCGACCTACTTACAGTTTGCGCCGGACAGTAAGTTTCTGATTGGCGTATCGATTACCAACTCCCATATTGAAATCGGCACGTTAAATTTAGAAGCAGAAGTGCAGGACAAGCTGACGTACGAAGACGACTTTCAAGTAAATAATCAAGTGATCGAAGAGACGCTTCGGTTAATTCGCCGTTATTTAAGCGGGATCGATGATTTATCGAACTGCATCGGCATTTCACTCATCGTACCCGGGATTGTCGATTCCAAGCGCGGGATCATCCGCAACAATGCGAAGCTTAATTTAAAGGACATTGCGCTTAAGGAAATGATTGAAAAAGAGTTTGGCTTGGAGACATGGATTGATAATGATGCCAATGCGATTGCGCTCGCGGAAACTAATTTTGGCAGCTATGAAGATAAAAAGAACCTCGTTTATATTCAGATGGGGGACGGAATTGGTTCAGGCATCGTTATTGAAGACGTCATCTTTCGAGGGGCGCAGGGAGGAGCGGGCGAGTTCGGCCATATCTCTATTGATAAGGAAGGGATTCAATGTGAGTGCGGCAACCGCGGCTGTCTCGAAAACTATGTCAACTGGCCGGCATTGCTCGAACGCATAAAAGAAAGGCTGGAACAGGGTGAATCGACATCGATGCTTGCTAAAGGGAAGGCAGTGGACGAGCTAACTCAAGAAGATTTTTTGAAAGCGCTTCAACAAGAAGATGAGCTGGCCCAGGCTGTCATTGAAGATCCCATTCAATATATGGGAAATGGGATCGTTACGCTCGTGAATCTGTTTAATCCCGAAGTCGTACTCGTCGGATGGGGTTCGATTACGAGTGATTCGTATTTCATTAAACGATTGAGAGAAAGAGTCAACGACCTGTCGTTTGCGATTTTCACAGAAAACCTTGAGATCCAGGCAACGACTTTAGGAGGTGATTTTCAGCTGAAAGGCGCAGCGTCTGTGGCGCTGAAGGAATACTTTGAAGTCCCTGTCTAA
- a CDS encoding ABC transporter substrate-binding protein, translating into MKKLLWIMVGLLVFMLAACSGDSNSGSSGEGESDGPVEITYLKPGADTPDTRERVQGIIDRFEKENPTIKVKLEAVGWDNAYQKLVTGFNGGSSPDVFSGGTRWLTAFADMDGILPITDMASDKLKEYPEALQKSSQYKGEIYALPQAFSARALIYRSDLIKEPPKTWDELVATAKKVQEENSGMYGFAISGAAHVSTTTQYFNYLLQNGGQVFDEDGNVAINSPEAVEALEYYRDFYTKEKVVPNPVEYNRELLPVLFKEGKIAMYVIGPWGKSLMGVDPDNKETPYKTAPLPKGKKMANVLVSDSNYISAKTEHPKEAYKFLEFMASLEEQTKFDKANGSLPMLKEEAKDPFFKEDPYFSTFVDMIEYGEPQPAPAVWEPFQEIITQSVQRALDGEDPQAVLDEAAKQIKDQQLEPK; encoded by the coding sequence GTGAAAAAACTTCTATGGATCATGGTTGGGTTACTCGTTTTCATGCTGGCTGCCTGTTCGGGCGATTCAAATTCTGGCTCATCTGGTGAAGGAGAAAGCGATGGCCCGGTCGAAATTACGTACTTGAAGCCGGGGGCGGATACTCCGGATACGAGAGAGCGTGTCCAGGGAATTATTGACCGTTTTGAGAAAGAGAATCCAACTATTAAGGTGAAGCTTGAAGCTGTTGGCTGGGATAACGCGTACCAGAAGCTTGTGACCGGCTTTAACGGCGGCTCATCTCCGGATGTGTTTTCCGGCGGGACGCGCTGGTTGACGGCATTTGCTGATATGGATGGTATTCTTCCCATCACGGATATGGCGTCAGACAAACTGAAGGAGTACCCGGAAGCGTTACAAAAGTCTTCTCAATATAAGGGTGAGATTTATGCATTGCCGCAGGCCTTTTCAGCGCGTGCCTTAATCTATCGCTCCGATTTAATTAAAGAGCCGCCAAAGACATGGGACGAGCTGGTTGCGACTGCGAAAAAGGTACAGGAAGAGAATTCAGGCATGTACGGATTCGCGATTTCCGGTGCGGCGCACGTCTCGACGACAACGCAGTACTTTAATTATCTGCTGCAAAATGGCGGACAGGTATTTGATGAAGACGGGAATGTTGCGATCAATTCCCCTGAAGCTGTCGAAGCACTTGAGTATTACCGCGATTTTTATACAAAAGAAAAAGTGGTGCCTAATCCAGTGGAATACAACCGCGAATTGCTGCCTGTCCTATTTAAAGAAGGCAAGATCGCGATGTACGTGATCGGCCCTTGGGGCAAATCCCTGATGGGTGTGGATCCCGACAACAAAGAAACTCCTTATAAAACGGCTCCGCTTCCGAAGGGCAAAAAGATGGCGAACGTACTCGTTTCCGATTCGAACTACATTTCTGCGAAAACAGAGCACCCAAAAGAGGCGTATAAGTTCCTTGAATTCATGGCTTCGCTTGAAGAGCAGACAAAATTTGATAAAGCGAATGGATCACTTCCTATGCTGAAAGAAGAAGCGAAAGATCCTTTCTTTAAAGAAGATCCTTACTTTTCCACGTTTGTCGATATGATTGAGTACGGCGAACCACAGCCGGCTCCGGCCGTATGGGAACCGTTCCAGGAGATCATTACCCAGTCGGTACAACGTGCGCTTGACGGGGAAGATCCGCAAGCGGTATTAGATGAGGCTGCCAAGCAAATCAAGGATCAGCAGCTCGAGCCTAAATAA